A single region of the Halopiger xanaduensis SH-6 genome encodes:
- a CDS encoding DMT family transporter: MTLLGSVPDGYREAVLFSILALCWGSSFVAIEIGLEYVPPLLFAGFRYAIAGAIVLGYAAVATDQVRPETHTEWLAAGVAGVFVIALYHGLLYLGELYVPGAVAATVVSTAPILTAAFAGVILPEERLAPAGVVGFVLGLVGVIAVVQPTSAAFTSEVTLGVALVFGSAIAFALGSVLTRPFKSDLPIETLQAWAMLIGAGVLLAWAAVRGESVSSIAYTTETFLSFGYLTLVSGVFAFFLYFELLERSGATQVILVSYAEPVVAMGASWVVVGYVVDSLTIVGLLTILAGFVIIKRRALYELVRSTGIGRPTPFATDSRAADGCSSARTRTDGGVEFDSSDD; encoded by the coding sequence ATGACTCTACTCGGATCAGTGCCAGACGGGTACCGCGAAGCGGTGCTCTTTTCGATACTGGCGCTCTGTTGGGGAAGTTCGTTCGTGGCGATCGAAATCGGCCTCGAGTACGTGCCGCCGCTGCTGTTCGCGGGCTTTCGGTACGCGATCGCCGGCGCGATCGTGCTCGGCTACGCGGCGGTCGCGACCGACCAGGTTCGGCCGGAGACGCACACGGAGTGGCTCGCGGCCGGCGTCGCGGGCGTCTTCGTTATCGCGCTCTACCACGGTCTGCTGTACCTCGGGGAGCTGTACGTCCCCGGCGCGGTCGCGGCGACCGTCGTCAGCACGGCGCCGATTCTCACCGCGGCGTTCGCCGGCGTCATCCTGCCGGAGGAGCGACTCGCGCCCGCCGGCGTCGTCGGCTTCGTGCTCGGCCTGGTCGGCGTGATCGCGGTCGTCCAGCCCACGTCGGCGGCCTTTACCAGCGAAGTGACCCTCGGCGTCGCGCTCGTGTTCGGCTCGGCGATCGCCTTCGCCCTCGGGAGCGTCCTCACGCGGCCGTTCAAGTCGGACCTGCCGATCGAGACGCTCCAGGCGTGGGCGATGCTGATCGGGGCCGGCGTCCTGCTCGCGTGGGCGGCCGTCCGCGGGGAGTCGGTGTCGTCGATCGCGTACACGACGGAGACGTTCCTCTCCTTCGGCTACCTGACGCTCGTCTCCGGCGTGTTCGCTTTCTTCCTCTACTTCGAGCTGCTCGAGCGCAGCGGCGCCACGCAGGTCATCCTCGTCAGCTACGCCGAGCCGGTGGTCGCGATGGGGGCGAGCTGGGTCGTCGTGGGCTACGTCGTCGACTCGCTGACGATCGTCGGCCTGCTGACGATCCTCGCCGGCTTCGTCATCATCAAGCGTCGGGCGCTGTACGAGCTCGTACGATCGACCGGAATCGGCCGGCCGACGCCGTTCGCGACCGACTCGCGGGCTGCGGACGGCTGCTCGAGCGCGCGCACGCGCACCGACGGCGGCGTGGAGTTCGACTCGAGCGACGACTAG
- the btuC gene encoding vitamin B12 ABC transporter permease BtuC codes for MPQPGRIISWTVALAALLVVVVVGSAMFGPVRIDAPTVARAILNRAGAGPYEVSAAHQAIVVDVRLPRIALAAVVGFALAAAGTVMQGFFRNPLADPSIIGVSSGAAAGAVAAIAFPALVPFGSLHLAAFVGALATAFLVYAIATDGGRTPVATLLLAGVAVQAFLGAVISYMLVHSGDSLREAVVWLMGHLHNSTWGDVRFALPFAVVGVLALCAFARDLNVLLLGEEDAHHLGVDVERTKLLLLALASVVTAAGVAVAGVIGFVGLVVPHIMRLLVGPDHRILLPTSALAGASFLVATDTLARAGPAEVPVGIVTAALGAPFFLFLLVRREVHSV; via the coding sequence GTGCCGCAGCCGGGCCGAATTATCTCGTGGACGGTCGCGCTCGCAGCGCTGCTCGTCGTCGTCGTCGTCGGCAGCGCCATGTTCGGTCCGGTCCGGATCGACGCGCCGACGGTCGCTCGAGCGATTTTGAATCGGGCCGGCGCCGGCCCGTACGAGGTCTCCGCGGCCCACCAGGCGATCGTCGTCGACGTGCGACTCCCGCGGATCGCGCTGGCCGCCGTCGTCGGCTTCGCGCTCGCGGCCGCGGGGACGGTCATGCAGGGCTTCTTTCGAAATCCGCTCGCCGATCCGTCGATCATCGGCGTCTCCTCTGGCGCGGCGGCCGGCGCGGTCGCCGCGATCGCGTTTCCGGCGCTCGTGCCGTTCGGCAGCCTCCACCTCGCGGCGTTCGTCGGCGCGCTGGCGACGGCGTTTCTCGTCTACGCGATCGCGACCGACGGCGGGCGGACGCCGGTCGCAACCTTGCTGCTCGCGGGCGTCGCCGTGCAGGCCTTTCTCGGCGCGGTGATCTCCTACATGCTCGTCCACAGCGGCGACAGCCTCCGCGAGGCCGTCGTCTGGCTGATGGGCCACCTCCACAACAGCACCTGGGGCGACGTTCGCTTCGCCCTCCCGTTCGCGGTCGTCGGCGTGCTCGCGCTCTGTGCGTTCGCCCGCGACCTGAACGTCCTCCTGCTCGGCGAGGAGGACGCCCACCACCTCGGGGTCGACGTCGAGCGGACCAAACTGCTCCTGCTCGCGTTGGCCAGCGTCGTCACCGCCGCCGGCGTCGCCGTCGCGGGCGTCATCGGCTTCGTCGGCCTCGTCGTCCCCCACATCATGCGGCTGCTCGTCGGCCCCGACCACCGCATCCTGCTGCCGACCAGCGCGCTCGCCGGCGCCTCCTTCCTCGTCGCGACCGACACGCTCGCTCGAGCGGGGCCGGCCGAAGTGCCGGTCGGGATCGTGACGGCCGCGCTGGGGGCGCCCTTCTTCCTCTTCCTGCTCGTTCGACGGGAGGTGCACTCGGTATGA
- a CDS encoding ABC transporter substrate-binding protein, translating to MSDNERLRNGAPTRRDYVKYGGVIVGGGLLAGCTDDESGAPSAADDAADSEMNSTTDTSSESAEESGYSVSMEPAGKVRFDSVPETWMGYFSTYGDMGIALGQLDGLRALVYRDSWPTALYDTIPGVDVSFDEVEQLHGGGSFDQEVFYELDCDVHLLDPNFVSLKHDSVSEEDFEEIADDVGPVVGNYIRRHGEEWHDYPYYSLYDAFEKIAKLFQERDRYEIIKSVHDEFIAELQSQLPPREERPEIGLLSTFSDFEEGSFHAYPIGDGNGKKQYRDLGIVDAFEPHIDGSYANWDYEQLLEADPDVLVFAYGLSDVTAEEFEERMEKLRSHSVGRRLAAVKNDRLYRGGTSYQGPVINLLQTEAAAKQFYPDRFGPWNGIETLLDEDAQLFDHQRIADVINGTF from the coding sequence ATGAGCGATAACGAGCGGCTCCGAAACGGCGCACCGACGCGGCGGGACTACGTCAAGTACGGCGGAGTGATCGTCGGCGGCGGGCTGCTCGCCGGGTGTACGGACGACGAGTCGGGCGCACCGTCTGCGGCCGACGATGCGGCGGACTCTGAAATGAACTCGACGACGGATACGTCGTCCGAATCGGCCGAAGAGAGCGGGTACTCGGTGAGCATGGAACCCGCCGGGAAGGTCCGCTTCGACTCCGTGCCCGAGACGTGGATGGGCTACTTCAGCACCTACGGAGACATGGGGATCGCGCTCGGACAGCTCGACGGACTCCGAGCGCTGGTGTATCGAGACAGTTGGCCGACGGCGCTGTACGACACGATCCCCGGCGTCGACGTGTCGTTCGACGAGGTGGAACAACTCCATGGCGGGGGCAGCTTCGATCAGGAGGTGTTCTACGAACTCGACTGCGACGTCCACCTCCTCGATCCGAACTTCGTCAGCCTGAAACACGACTCGGTTTCCGAGGAAGATTTCGAGGAAATCGCGGACGACGTTGGTCCGGTCGTCGGAAACTACATTCGCCGCCACGGCGAGGAGTGGCACGACTATCCGTACTACTCGCTGTACGACGCGTTCGAGAAGATCGCCAAACTGTTCCAGGAACGGGACCGCTACGAGATCATCAAGTCGGTTCACGACGAGTTCATCGCCGAACTGCAATCGCAACTTCCGCCGCGCGAAGAACGACCGGAGATCGGACTCCTCTCGACGTTTTCCGATTTCGAGGAAGGATCGTTCCACGCCTACCCGATCGGCGACGGCAACGGGAAGAAACAGTACCGGGACCTCGGAATCGTCGACGCGTTCGAACCGCACATTGACGGAAGCTACGCAAACTGGGATTACGAGCAACTGCTGGAAGCGGATCCGGACGTCCTGGTGTTCGCCTACGGACTCTCGGACGTCACGGCCGAGGAGTTCGAAGAACGGATGGAGAAACTCCGCTCCCATTCGGTCGGTCGGCGGCTCGCCGCCGTGAAAAACGACCGGCTGTACCGGGGCGGGACGTCCTATCAGGGGCCGGTGATCAACCTGCTACAGACGGAGGCCGCGGCGAAGCAGTTCTACCCCGACCGGTTCGGGCCGTGGAACGGCATCGAGACGCTGCTGGACGAGGACGCGCAGTTGTTCGACCACCAACGGATCGCGGACGTCATCAACGGCACGTTCTAG
- the srp19 gene encoding signal recognition particle subunit SRP19: MVENVIWPAYLDATLSRSEGRRVSQDLAVEEPTVDEIAKAVQQIGYDATIERDKAYSREPWAQRGRVVVRGADDSTKNDLIQAVAAYVVAMRE, encoded by the coding sequence ATGGTCGAGAACGTCATCTGGCCCGCCTACCTCGACGCGACGCTGTCGCGATCCGAAGGGCGGCGCGTCTCGCAGGACCTGGCAGTCGAGGAGCCGACGGTCGACGAGATCGCCAAAGCGGTCCAGCAGATCGGGTACGACGCGACGATCGAGCGGGACAAAGCCTACTCTCGAGAGCCGTGGGCCCAGCGCGGCCGAGTCGTCGTCCGCGGCGCCGACGACTCGACGAAGAACGACCTCATCCAGGCCGTCGCGGCGTACGTCGTCGCGATGCGCGAGTGA
- a CDS encoding Lrp/AsnC family transcriptional regulator, giving the protein MDERDIRLLKAISELETGSPEQLHEETGIPVSTIHYRLNNLREEGVIENDRYDIDLEELGLGVTVLVQVHADYQGSYEEFADRLLTVEGVTNVYFTMGETDFIVVARLSGSEMVERLIAEFEQIEGVERTDSTFVISAIEERDALQSYELETLLEELVDD; this is encoded by the coding sequence ATGGACGAGCGCGACATCCGGCTGCTGAAGGCGATCTCCGAACTCGAGACCGGCAGTCCAGAGCAACTCCACGAGGAGACCGGCATTCCGGTCTCGACGATCCACTACCGGCTCAACAACCTCCGCGAGGAGGGCGTCATCGAGAACGACCGGTACGACATCGACCTCGAGGAGTTGGGCCTCGGCGTCACCGTCTTGGTCCAGGTCCACGCCGACTACCAGGGTTCCTACGAGGAGTTCGCGGACCGCTTGCTGACCGTCGAGGGGGTCACGAACGTCTACTTCACGATGGGCGAGACGGACTTCATCGTCGTCGCCCGGCTGAGCGGCAGCGAGATGGTCGAGCGCCTGATCGCGGAGTTCGAGCAGATCGAGGGCGTCGAGCGCACCGATTCGACGTTCGTTATCTCGGCGATCGAGGAGCGGGACGCGCTCCAGAGCTACGAGTTGGAGACGCTGCTCGAGGAGTTGGTCGACGACTGA
- the gatE gene encoding Glu-tRNA(Gln) amidotransferase subunit GatE — protein sequence MTETEYDYDELGLVAGLEIHQQLDTATKLFCQCPTELREPEEAERTFTRYLHPTRSELGEIDEAALEESKVEREFEYLAYDTTCLVEEDDEPPHELDDEALDTVLEIAQLMDMSPVDQAHVMRKIVVDGSNTTGFQRSTLMATDGEIETSDGAVGIEDLMLEEESAQRVAETDAGVRYSLDRLGIPLVEIGTSPDISTPEQALEAAERIGMLLRSTGKVKRGLGTIRQDVNVSIAEGARVEIKGVQSLDDIDDIVRNEVGRQVALVEIANELIDRDAEVGEPEDVTDVFEDTDSGVIRGALNAGGSVMGVPLYGFDGLVGREIAPDRRLGTEFSDHAKRHGAGGIFHTDELPAYGVTEEEVEALREAVGAGPEDAVAIVADETDVAESAIEAVVERAETALEGVPEETRGANDDGTTRYLRPLPGAARMYPETDVPPVEPDPSEVPEPELLTEKVERYQEEYDLDAGLAEQVAYGEYMPLFEDVVSDGVDPTLAATTLESTLTELRRDDVPVENLTDEHLTGVLEMVEDGDLPNEGVGDLLTALAEEPDRTPEEAAEEEGLGGADEEEVREAIVEVVERNEAQVEEEGMQAFSGLMGECMGALRGKADGDLVSQLLREEIQKRA from the coding sequence ATGACCGAGACCGAGTACGACTACGACGAGCTCGGACTCGTCGCCGGGCTGGAAATCCACCAGCAACTCGACACGGCGACGAAGCTGTTCTGCCAGTGTCCGACCGAGCTTCGCGAACCCGAGGAAGCCGAGCGCACGTTCACGCGCTACCTCCACCCCACCCGCAGCGAACTCGGCGAGATCGACGAGGCTGCCTTAGAGGAGAGCAAGGTCGAGCGCGAGTTCGAGTACCTCGCGTACGACACGACCTGCCTCGTCGAGGAGGACGACGAGCCGCCCCACGAACTCGACGACGAGGCCCTCGACACCGTCCTCGAGATCGCCCAGCTGATGGACATGAGCCCAGTCGACCAGGCCCACGTCATGCGCAAGATCGTCGTCGACGGCTCGAACACGACCGGGTTCCAGCGCTCGACGCTGATGGCGACGGACGGCGAGATCGAAACCAGCGACGGCGCGGTCGGCATCGAGGACCTCATGCTCGAGGAGGAGAGCGCCCAGCGCGTCGCGGAGACCGACGCGGGCGTGCGCTACAGCCTCGACCGGCTCGGCATCCCGCTGGTCGAGATCGGCACCAGTCCGGACATCTCGACGCCCGAGCAGGCGCTGGAGGCGGCCGAGCGGATCGGCATGCTGCTGCGCTCGACGGGCAAAGTCAAGCGCGGCCTGGGGACGATCCGCCAGGACGTCAACGTCTCGATCGCGGAGGGCGCCCGCGTCGAGATCAAGGGCGTCCAGAGCCTCGACGACATCGACGACATCGTCCGCAACGAGGTCGGCCGGCAGGTTGCGCTCGTCGAGATCGCGAATGAACTGATCGATCGCGACGCGGAGGTCGGCGAACCCGAGGACGTAACCGACGTGTTCGAGGACACCGACAGCGGCGTCATCCGGGGCGCGCTGAACGCCGGCGGCTCCGTGATGGGCGTCCCGCTGTACGGCTTCGACGGGCTCGTCGGCCGCGAGATCGCACCCGACCGCCGCCTCGGCACCGAGTTCTCCGACCACGCCAAGCGCCACGGCGCGGGCGGCATCTTCCACACCGACGAACTGCCCGCCTACGGCGTCACCGAGGAGGAAGTCGAGGCGCTGCGAGAGGCGGTCGGCGCCGGCCCCGAGGACGCCGTCGCCATCGTCGCCGACGAAACCGACGTCGCCGAGAGCGCCATCGAGGCCGTCGTCGAGCGCGCCGAAACCGCCCTCGAGGGCGTCCCCGAGGAGACCCGCGGCGCGAACGACGACGGGACGACCCGCTACCTGCGCCCGCTCCCCGGCGCGGCGCGGATGTACCCCGAGACGGACGTGCCGCCGGTCGAGCCGGACCCGAGCGAGGTGCCCGAGCCCGAACTGCTGACCGAGAAGGTCGAGCGCTACCAAGAGGAATACGATCTGGACGCCGGCCTCGCAGAGCAGGTCGCCTACGGCGAGTACATGCCGCTGTTCGAGGACGTCGTCAGCGACGGCGTCGATCCGACGCTGGCCGCGACCACCCTCGAGTCAACGCTGACCGAACTGCGCCGCGACGACGTGCCTGTTGAGAACCTCACCGACGAGCACCTGACGGGCGTTCTCGAGATGGTCGAGGACGGCGACCTGCCCAACGAGGGCGTGGGCGACCTCCTGACGGCGCTGGCCGAGGAGCCGGATCGGACCCCTGAGGAGGCCGCCGAAGAAGAAGGACTCGGCGGCGCCGACGAGGAGGAGGTTCGCGAGGCAATCGTCGAGGTCGTCGAGCGCAACGAAGCCCAGGTCGAGGAGGAGGGTATGCAGGCCTTCTCCGGGCTCATGGGCGAGTGCATGGGCGCGCTCCGCGGGAAGGCCGACGGCGACCTCGTGAGCCAACTGCTGCGCGAGGAGATTCAGAAGCGGGCCTGA
- a CDS encoding PGF-CTERM-anchored ABC transporter substrate-binding protein yields the protein MRRLLILLITATVLLAGAVPAGVVGSPSATAGESTAETAQAAQLAQTQADPTCEYPLTLEDATGEEITIEEEPESVVALQPSDAQTLYEIGAEDKVVGMPVSPYTDYLNASADLDITEDDGVTPVAEEVIDREPDVVLAANALEGDDVIDTLREAGLTVYVFPTSESLDGVAENVRLTGELVGECEGAADTLEWMDERLSVVDEAVPDEDRPLAYYAMGDGYTAGNGTFQDEILTTAGVDNLGADAGIEGWATISEEVVVEEDPEWIVYGDSAEEPPVREAATSTTAYENEQFVAVNDNYMSQPGPRVVLAIEEIASEVHPDAYEEAESDLEIDTDVSTDDNETADNGSNDGSADESDDASNEESGDGSADDAEDEGSSGDSIPGFGAPVAIVGALAVAVLLARRQ from the coding sequence ATGCGACGACTACTGATCCTGCTGATTACCGCGACCGTTCTTCTCGCCGGCGCGGTTCCCGCCGGCGTCGTCGGGAGCCCGTCGGCGACCGCCGGCGAGTCGACGGCGGAGACGGCACAGGCAGCACAGCTAGCACAAACGCAGGCGGACCCGACCTGTGAGTATCCGCTGACACTCGAGGACGCGACGGGCGAGGAGATCACGATCGAGGAGGAGCCCGAGTCGGTCGTGGCGCTCCAGCCCAGCGACGCGCAGACGCTGTACGAGATCGGCGCCGAGGACAAGGTCGTCGGCATGCCGGTCAGTCCGTACACCGACTACCTCAATGCGAGCGCCGACCTCGACATCACCGAAGACGACGGCGTCACCCCCGTCGCGGAGGAGGTTATCGACCGCGAGCCCGACGTCGTCCTCGCGGCCAACGCCCTCGAGGGCGACGACGTGATCGACACGCTCCGCGAGGCCGGGCTGACGGTCTACGTCTTCCCGACCAGCGAATCGCTTGACGGCGTCGCCGAGAACGTCCGGCTCACCGGCGAGCTCGTCGGCGAGTGTGAGGGCGCCGCGGATACCCTCGAGTGGATGGACGAGCGGCTCTCGGTCGTCGACGAGGCGGTTCCGGACGAGGATCGACCGCTCGCCTACTACGCGATGGGCGACGGCTACACCGCCGGTAACGGCACTTTCCAAGACGAGATCCTGACGACCGCCGGCGTCGACAACCTCGGCGCGGACGCCGGCATCGAGGGCTGGGCGACCATCAGCGAGGAGGTTGTCGTCGAGGAAGACCCCGAGTGGATCGTGTACGGCGATTCCGCCGAGGAACCGCCGGTTCGTGAGGCCGCGACGTCGACGACCGCCTACGAGAACGAGCAGTTCGTTGCGGTCAACGACAACTACATGAGCCAGCCCGGCCCGCGCGTCGTCCTCGCGATCGAGGAGATCGCCAGCGAGGTCCACCCCGACGCCTACGAGGAAGCCGAATCCGACCTCGAGATCGATACCGACGTCTCCACCGACGACAACGAGACGGCCGATAACGGATCGAACGACGGTTCCGCCGACGAGTCGGACGACGCTTCCAACGAAGAATCGGGCGACGGGTCCGCTGACGACGCGGAAGACGAGGGCTCGAGCGGCGACTCGATCCCCGGCTTCGGCGCGCCCGTCGCGATCGTCGGCGCGCTCGCCGTCGCGGTGCTGCTGGCCCGTCGACAGTAA
- a CDS encoding heme ABC transporter ATP-binding protein has protein sequence MNRTDPDAERELSPLKPATVVVENVSHAFGDLQVLEDVSLTVDPGEFVGLVGPNGAGKTTLLRTISGALEPDSGTVEIDGTDVHDVSSRASSRLVAVVPQDTTLSFSFDVRDVVEMGRHPHRSRFVPPRPEDQAVVERALERTRTSEFADRPIDEVSGGQRQRVVLARAIAQATPALLLDEPTASLDVNHQVETLELVRELVSEGRTAVAAIHDLDLAARYCDRLVLLSEGTIAREGAPSEVLTSDALADAFDATAVVTENPITATPTVTTVADRDGGHRSLPERVHVLGTGTAATGVLARLEAAGIDASVGPIPSGGAVAETARRLGADPLVTEPFSALSADDRDDLERAVDASEVTVLADLSIGTGNRAVLEVLEGCERLVAVETTPVSERHFVDPAALERYESCRERAAAATVRRVIDAVESVTDRDAEAPPSSEIR, from the coding sequence ATGAACAGAACTGATCCGGACGCCGAGCGAGAACTGTCCCCGCTCAAACCGGCAACCGTTGTCGTCGAGAACGTCAGCCACGCGTTCGGCGACCTCCAGGTCCTCGAGGACGTCTCGCTGACCGTCGATCCCGGCGAGTTCGTCGGTCTCGTCGGCCCGAACGGGGCCGGGAAAACGACCCTCCTGCGGACCATCAGCGGCGCGCTCGAGCCCGATTCGGGGACCGTCGAAATCGACGGTACGGACGTTCACGACGTTTCCTCGCGGGCCTCGAGCCGCCTCGTCGCGGTCGTCCCGCAGGACACGACGCTGTCGTTTTCCTTCGACGTGCGCGACGTCGTCGAGATGGGCCGGCACCCCCACCGCTCGCGGTTTGTGCCGCCGCGGCCCGAGGATCAAGCGGTCGTCGAGCGAGCCCTCGAACGCACCCGGACGAGCGAGTTCGCGGACCGGCCGATCGACGAGGTCAGCGGCGGCCAGCGCCAGCGGGTGGTCCTCGCCCGCGCGATCGCGCAGGCGACGCCGGCGCTGTTGCTCGACGAGCCGACGGCGAGCCTCGACGTCAACCACCAGGTCGAGACGCTCGAGTTGGTCCGCGAACTGGTCTCGGAGGGTCGGACGGCGGTGGCGGCGATCCACGACCTTGATCTCGCCGCGCGGTACTGCGATCGGCTCGTTCTGCTGTCAGAGGGCACGATAGCCCGCGAGGGGGCGCCGTCGGAGGTGCTGACGAGCGACGCGCTCGCGGACGCGTTCGACGCGACCGCGGTGGTAACGGAGAATCCGATCACCGCGACGCCGACCGTCACGACGGTCGCCGACCGCGACGGCGGTCACCGATCGCTCCCGGAACGCGTGCACGTTCTGGGTACCGGCACGGCGGCGACGGGCGTTCTGGCCCGTCTCGAGGCCGCGGGAATCGACGCCAGCGTCGGCCCCATTCCGAGCGGCGGCGCGGTCGCCGAAACCGCGCGTCGTCTCGGCGCCGACCCGCTCGTCACCGAACCGTTCTCGGCGCTGTCGGCGGACGACCGGGACGACCTCGAGCGCGCCGTCGACGCGAGCGAGGTGACGGTACTTGCGGATCTGTCGATCGGAACCGGAAATCGAGCCGTTCTCGAAGTACTCGAGGGCTGCGAGCGGCTCGTCGCCGTCGAGACGACGCCCGTTTCAGAGCGCCATTTCGTCGATCCGGCGGCCCTTGAGCGGTACGAATCGTGCCGCGAGCGCGCGGCGGCGGCGACGGTTCGGAGGGTGATCGACGCCGTCGAATCGGTTACCGATCGGGACGCCGAAGCGCCGCCATCGTCCGAAATCAGGTGA
- a CDS encoding MFS transporter, with product MNRVRIWTLGIFLFVFGDAVAMQARGPILAELGGEFGVTEAALGLVAPAGTAGFVLAVVATGLLAGRLPIRRTVAIGAVGVVVALAAMAAAPIYLVFLGALLVQGGAAGVFRGLDRAVLSHLHAARRGRVYAAYAFVWAVGAVLGPQLVSAVLTVADWRAVFVVIACFFVPTILVAGRTELPAVDAERSLSRAALGELLRRRSVVAACLGMLLVGAVEGILFTWLAYYAGTFYPTATANLLLSAYLLAYIPARLGYTFVIDRVPALALLLVATLPTIPALAVAFSGTTGPVLFLAVFVAGAGLSSVFPTLSAYAVEAAPEYSGPLTALTTGATYAGIAIAPAIVGVLAEFAGIGRALWLTVALAVALFATIAGTWLWTGTPSAPSSDTASS from the coding sequence ATGAATCGCGTTCGGATCTGGACGCTCGGCATCTTCCTGTTCGTCTTCGGCGACGCGGTCGCCATGCAGGCGCGCGGCCCGATCCTCGCGGAACTCGGCGGCGAATTCGGCGTCACGGAGGCCGCGCTGGGGCTGGTCGCGCCGGCGGGGACCGCGGGGTTCGTCCTCGCGGTCGTCGCGACGGGGCTGCTCGCCGGTCGGCTCCCGATCCGCCGGACGGTGGCGATCGGTGCGGTCGGCGTCGTCGTCGCGCTCGCGGCGATGGCGGCGGCGCCGATCTACCTCGTCTTCCTCGGCGCCCTCCTGGTTCAGGGCGGCGCCGCCGGGGTCTTCCGCGGCCTCGACCGGGCGGTTCTGAGCCACCTCCACGCGGCGCGTCGCGGTCGCGTCTACGCGGCCTACGCGTTCGTCTGGGCCGTCGGCGCGGTGCTGGGCCCGCAACTCGTCAGCGCCGTGTTGACCGTCGCCGACTGGCGGGCCGTGTTCGTCGTCATCGCCTGCTTCTTCGTGCCGACCATCCTCGTCGCGGGCCGAACCGAACTCCCCGCGGTCGACGCCGAGCGATCGCTCTCTCGAGCCGCGCTCGGCGAACTGCTCCGACGGCGGTCGGTCGTCGCCGCCTGCCTCGGGATGCTGCTCGTCGGCGCCGTCGAGGGGATTCTCTTCACGTGGCTCGCCTACTACGCCGGCACGTTCTACCCGACGGCGACGGCGAACCTGCTGCTGTCGGCGTACCTGCTCGCGTACATTCCCGCGCGGCTCGGGTACACGTTCGTGATCGATCGCGTCCCCGCGCTCGCGCTGTTGCTCGTTGCGACGCTGCCGACGATTCCGGCGCTCGCCGTCGCGTTTTCGGGGACGACCGGTCCCGTCCTCTTTCTCGCCGTCTTCGTCGCCGGCGCGGGACTCTCGAGCGTGTTTCCGACGCTGTCGGCCTACGCCGTCGAAGCGGCGCCCGAGTACAGCGGCCCGCTGACCGCGCTGACGACCGGCGCGACGTACGCCGGCATCGCGATCGCCCCGGCGATCGTCGGCGTGCTCGCCGAGTTCGCGGGGATCGGCCGCGCGCTCTGGCTAACCGTCGCGCTGGCGGTCGCCCTCTTCGCGACCATCGCGGGGACGTGGCTCTGGACGGGTACGCCGAGCGCGCCGTCGTCCGACACGGCCTCGAGTTGA
- a CDS encoding H/ACA ribonucleoprotein complex subunit GAR1, giving the protein MRRIGSVVRTAQGLAVLRADDAGGDDADSDAHRDEIGTAVLDDNLEEVGRVVDVFGPVGRPYLAVTPDDDVHLPSLVGSTLYAR; this is encoded by the coding sequence ATGCGCCGGATCGGATCGGTCGTCCGCACCGCACAGGGGTTGGCCGTGCTGCGGGCGGACGACGCTGGCGGCGACGACGCCGACTCTGATGCCCACCGCGACGAGATCGGCACCGCCGTTCTCGACGACAACCTCGAGGAGGTCGGCCGGGTCGTCGACGTCTTCGGGCCGGTCGGTCGCCCCTACTTGGCGGTGACGCCGGACGACGACGTCCACCTGCCGTCGCTGGTCGGGTCGACGCTCTACGCCCGGTAG